One Xenopus tropicalis strain Nigerian chromosome 8, UCB_Xtro_10.0, whole genome shotgun sequence genomic window carries:
- the LOC100489921 gene encoding olfactory receptor 5B21-like: MENSNQTSVNRFILLGLTNIPYLQALCVLMFLIIYIITLSANLLLILVVKMNPQLQTPMYFFLSNLSIIDIFFSSTIVPKTLAITLSQDRSISLMDCTTQMFFSLALGATECLILAVMAYDRYAAINKPLHYTTIMNKGFCIGMAAGCWLISFINSAIHVYLTFQLPFCRSRHINHFFCEIPSFFWLSCRDTNLNEVAMYISAGIIGGCSFILILVSYGHIIFTILNIHSTAKRYKAFSTCASHLTVVSLYYGTILFMYMRPHSAYAPKADKTVSIIYTVVTPMLNPIIYSIRNEHVKSTIRKKINELMPWLI; this comes from the coding sequence ATGGAGAACTCCAATCAAACCTCTGTGAACAGGTTCATTCTTCTTGGCCTCACCAATATCCCATACCTACAGGCTTTATGTGTTCTAATGTTCCTGATCATTTATATCATTACATTGTCTGCAAACCTTTTACTTATCCTTGTGGTGAAAATGAATCCTCAACTACAAACCCCAATGTACTTTTTCCTGAGCAACCTCTCCATCATTGATATCTTCTTCTCTTCCACCATAGTACCCAAAACTCTGGCAATCACCTTGTCTCAGGATAGAAGTATTTCACTAATGGATTGTACAACCCAGATGTTCTTCAGTTTAGCTTTAGGGGCGACTGAGTGTCTCATTCTGGCTGTTATGGCCTACGACAGATATGCGGCTATCAATAAACCATTACACTATACCACAATAATGAATAAGGGATTTTGCATAGGTATGGCTGCTGGATGCTGGTTAATTAGCTTTATAAACTCTGCCATTCATGTTTATCTCACATTTCAACTGCCTTTTTGCAGATCCCGCCatattaaccatttcttctgcGAGATACCTTCTTTCTTTTGGCTGTCTTGCCGAGATACAAACCTCAATGAGGTAGCCATGTACATCTCAGCTGGGATAATAGGAGGCTGTTCATTCATTTTGATTCTTGTTTCATATGGCCATATAATTTTTACTATACTTAATATTCATTCCACTGCTAAAAGGTATAAAGCTTTCTCCACTTGTGCATCGCATCTAACAGTGGTCTCTCTATACTACGGCACCATCCTATTCATGTATATGCGGCCTCACTCGGCCTATGCTCCAAAGGCAGACAAGACAGTGTCCATTATTTACACAGTGGTGACACCAATGCTGAATCCTATTATCTATAGTATAAGGAATGAGCATGTTAAAAgcacaataagaaaaaaaataaatgaactaATGCCTTGgcttatttaa
- the LOC101730295 gene encoding olfactory receptor 1019-like, giving the protein MKNSNHTALDRIILLGLTNIPYLQAIYVLLFFIIYITTLSANSLLIIVVRTNEQLQTPMYFFLSNLSITDICLSSTIVPRIIINTLSQDRSISLSDCALQMFSHLAVGGTECLILAVMAYDRYAAICQPLHYNTVMNKTFCICMAAGSWTFSFTSALIHVFFTFQLPVCRSHNLNHYFCEMPPFFRLSCRDTWPNELAMFITAGIIAMCSFLLTLISYIHIISTILKIRSSEGRQKSFSTCASHLTVVSLFYGTILFMYMRPHSAYSDIDKTVSIFYSTVIPMLNPIIYSMRNKDVKGTLKKQMTKQHFEKS; this is encoded by the coding sequence ATGAAGAATTCAAATCACACCGCATTGGACAGAATTATTCTTCTTGGCCTCACCAATATCCCATACCTACAggcaatatatgttttattattctttataatctATATAACCACACTGTCAGCCAACTCCCTGCTTATTATCGTAGTGAGGACCAATGAGCAGCTGCAGACTCCCATGTACTTTTTCCTGAGCAACCTCTCCATAACTGATATCTGCTTATCTTCCACCATAGTACCCAGAATAATAATAAACACTTTATCCCAGGATAGAAGTATTTCCCTTTCAGACTGTGCATTGCAGATGTTCTCCCATTTGGCTGTAGGTGGGACGGAGTGTTTGATTCTAGCTGTTATGGCCTATGACAGGTATGCAGCCATATGTCAGCCATTACACTACAATACAGTTATGAACAAGACATTCTGTATATGTATGGCTGCTGGATCATGGACCTTCTCATTTACCAGTGCTTTAATTCATGTGTTTTTTACTTTTCAACTGCCTGTTTGCCGTTCTCACAACCTTAACCATTATTTTTGTGAGATGCCTCCTTTCTTTCGTCTCTCTTGCCGAGATACTTGGCCCAATGAGTTAGCCATGTTCATCACAGCTGGTATAATTGCCATGTGTTCCTTCCTTTTGACTCTCATTTCATATATTCACATAATCTCCACTATTCTGAAGATCCGTTCCAGTGAAGGAAGGCAAAAATCTTTTTCCACTTGTGCATCCCATCTCACCGTGGTCTCGTTGTTCTATGGCACCATCTTGTTCATGTATATGAGACCTCACTCTGCGTATTCAGACATAGACAAGACAGTATCCATTTTTTATTCAACTGTGATCCCAATGCTGAATCCTATCATTTACAGCATGAGAAATAAAGATGTCAAAGGCACCTTGAAAAAACAAATGACTAAGCAACATTTTGAAAAGTCCTAA